The Thermodesulfovibrio sp. 3462-1 genome contains the following window.
ACTATTTTCGCCACTCATTATCATGAATTAACAGACCTTGCCTTCAGCTTTGATTGTATAAAAAATTACACAGTAGTGGTTAAGGAATGGGGTGATGAAATAATATTTTTGAGAAAGATACAAAAAGGTGGAGCTGATAAAAGCTATGGAATTCAGGTTGCCCGTCTTGCAGGGCTTCCACAGGAGATTCTATTGAGGGCAAAGGATATATTAAAAAAACTTGAAAAAAAAGAATTCCAGACTTTTCAATCAAAGGCAAAGCAGCTTGATTTATTTTTTCAGGGAGACCCTATTATTGCTGAAATAGCAAAGATTGATGTAGAAAATCTTACACCCCAGAAGGCATTAAAAAAACTTAAAGAACTTAAGGAGATGCTAAAAAATGATTAAAGTAGGACTTACAGGAAACTTTGGAATGGGTAAAAGCACAGTAGCTGAAATCTTCCGCAGTCTTGGTGCTTATGTGATAAATACTGATAAAATCGTTGAGGAGCTTTTAAATGAAGCTTCAGTAATAGAAGAAATTAAAAGACTTTTTGGACAAGAGGTTATTTCTGATGGCAAACTTAATAAAAAATACATTGCCCAGATAATTTTTGACAATCCCCTTATGAGAATATATCTTGAAAACATTCTTCATCCAAAAGTCTTTGAAAAAATTGATGAAATAATAAAAAAAATTCCTGAAAGAGGAGAGCCAAAAATTGTAGTTATCGAGGCACCTGTTATTTTTGAAAGGGGTTATCAGAACAGATTTGATATAATTATTACTGTCTGGACTCCTGAAGAAATAGCAATACAGCGTCTTCAGAAAAAAGGAATTTCAAAGCAAGAAGCAATTAAAAGACTCAAAGCACAGTTTCCAATTGAGATGAAAAAATCAAAATCAGATTATATAATAGATAATTCAGGTAGTGTAGAAAAAACAAAGGCACAGGTGGAAGAGCTATTTCAAAAATTAACAGCACTGGAGCATAGATATGCAGGTAATTAAAAAAATTGAAAAACTTGATTATCCAAACCCTGTCATGACAATAGGAAATTTTGATGGAGTTCACATTGGGCATCAGAAAATTTTTGATTTTGTAAAAAGAAAAGCAGCTGAGATTAACGGAACCTCAGTGGTCATAACTTTTAATCCCCATCCAATTAAAGTGCTCTATAAAGAGCATCCCCTTAAACTGATTACAACCAATGAAGACAAAATAAAACTGATTGAAAAATGCGGGATAGATTTAACAATTTCTATACCTTTTACCTATGAATTTGCTCAGATAGAGGCAGAAGATTTTGTAAAAGATATTCTTGTGGAAAAATTCAATGTAAAATGGATTGTTGTGGGATACGACTACAGATTTGGCAGAGCAAGAAAAGGAGATAGAGAACTGCTGAAAAAGCTTGGTGAAATATATGGATTTAAGGTTACTGTGCTTAAAGCCTACAAAAAAGGTGGGAAAATATTAAGCAGCACTGCTGTAAGAAATGCTCTTTTTCAGGGAAACATCAAAGAAGCAAATCAGTTTCTTGGAAGAGCCTATCATGTAGATGGTGAAGTAATAAGAGGAATGGGAAGAGGCTCATCAATTCTTGGATATCCTACTGCAAACTTTGTTCCCGAGCAGGAGATTATTCCAAAACAAGGAGTATATGCAGTTAAGGTTACCATACCCAATTTAAAGACTTTTAATGGTGTGGCAAACATTGGTAAAAACCCAACTTTTGGCAATACAAATATGAGCTATGAAGTTCACATCTTTGATTTTAAAGAAAATCTGCTTGGCAAAATCATTAGAGTTCACTTTATTGAGAGAATTCGTGATGAGAAAAAATTTAATTCACCAGAACAATTAAAAGAAAATATTGCTCGTGATATTGAATTTGCGAAAAAAATTTTTAAAAAAAATAAAACACCGCTATTTTTAGATTTTTAAATTTACAGGGTCTACTTCAACTTTAAAAGAAATGCCTTTATAGAATTTTAGCTGTCTGGCAGCATTATTTAACTCATCAATAAGCTTTT
Protein-coding sequences here:
- the coaE gene encoding dephospho-CoA kinase (Dephospho-CoA kinase (CoaE) performs the final step in coenzyme A biosynthesis.), with amino-acid sequence MIKVGLTGNFGMGKSTVAEIFRSLGAYVINTDKIVEELLNEASVIEEIKRLFGQEVISDGKLNKKYIAQIIFDNPLMRIYLENILHPKVFEKIDEIIKKIPERGEPKIVVIEAPVIFERGYQNRFDIIITVWTPEEIAIQRLQKKGISKQEAIKRLKAQFPIEMKKSKSDYIIDNSGSVEKTKAQVEELFQKLTALEHRYAGN
- a CDS encoding bifunctional riboflavin kinase/FAD synthetase, producing the protein MQVIKKIEKLDYPNPVMTIGNFDGVHIGHQKIFDFVKRKAAEINGTSVVITFNPHPIKVLYKEHPLKLITTNEDKIKLIEKCGIDLTISIPFTYEFAQIEAEDFVKDILVEKFNVKWIVVGYDYRFGRARKGDRELLKKLGEIYGFKVTVLKAYKKGGKILSSTAVRNALFQGNIKEANQFLGRAYHVDGEVIRGMGRGSSILGYPTANFVPEQEIIPKQGVYAVKVTIPNLKTFNGVANIGKNPTFGNTNMSYEVHIFDFKENLLGKIIRVHFIERIRDEKKFNSPEQLKENIARDIEFAKKIFKKNKTPLFLDF